In the genome of Drosophila pseudoobscura strain MV-25-SWS-2005 chromosome 3, UCI_Dpse_MV25, whole genome shotgun sequence, one region contains:
- the pippin gene encoding facilitated trehalose transporter Tret1-2 homolog isoform X2: MDDEYSKFMPNKLAYHVVPGADFQCKLAHQNSRKLSTIDEQDYEQANRRGMRNQVLATCAVLLLSAGCGMPIGFSAVLLPQLSDGNTTEIPIDVDTGSWIASVHSLATPFGSLLSGPLADYLGRRKTLLVSVIPLFLGWSTLATAKSVKIMIFARFLCGFATGILGGPGQVYIAETAEPNLRSLLIGAPYVAYSCGILLVYSLGSIMYWRNVAWCANVLPFLAVVSIYCIPETPSWLLRNGHEKKALQALTFLRGSEISAQKEVNDMKQRLDKERDTTKTNENIFRLCCQRVAIKPLVIVIVFSLLQMFSGTFIVIFYAIDIVSEFGADFDSKQAAIWTAAVRVVCCMIFCAILIFVRRRRIMILSGIGSGVFCLALSGFMYARMGHPKMSYDLLVAGGCLLGYIVFNTALMVMPGIMIGELFPARIRGRTAGGVFASMNVALFIFAKGFPALQSLLKMRGVFLVFGFSSFLLTIFMCLFQPETKGRSLEHIEDYFNGNNWLWFRRDRGYKTVKLLPLQPLKENAAESA, from the exons at GGATGACGAATATAGTAAATTTATGCCGAACAAACTGGCCTATCATGTCGTGCCTGGAGCTGATTTCCAGTGCAAACTGGCCCACCAAAACTCTAGGAAGCTGTCTACCATCGATGAGCAGGACTACGAGCAGGCTAATCGAAGGGGGATGAGAAATCAG GTTCTGGCCACCTGCGCGGTCTTGTTGCTGTCCGCCGGCTGTGGTATGCCCATTGGATTCTCAGCGGTATTGCTGCCCCAGCTGAGTGATGGAAATACCACAGAGATACCAATAGATGTCGACACAGGCTCATGGATAG CGAGCGTCCATAGTTTGGCCACGCCCTTTGGTTCGCTGCTGTCCGGGCCCCTCGCTGACTATTTGGGACGTCGCAAGACTCTGCTGGTGTCGGTGATTCCCCTCTTCCTAGGCTGGAGCACGCTGGCCACAGCCAAGAGCGTTAAGATTATGATCTTTGCCCGCTTTCTGTGCGGCTTTGCCACTGGCATTCTGGGCGGACCAGGACAG gTCTACATAGCCGAAACAGCGGAACCCAATCTGAGAAGTCTGCTTATTGGAGCACCCTATGTAGCGTATTCCTGCGGCATACTGCTCGTCTACTCGCTCGGTTCCATTATGTACTGGCGGAATGTGGCCTGGTGTGCCAACGTACTGCCGTTTCTTGCTGTGGTCTCTATCTACTGCATACCGGAGACCCCGTCCTGGCTGCTGCGCAACGGGCACGAGAAGAAAGCCCTGCAAGCCCTAACCTTCCTTAGGGGCAGCGAGATTAGTGCCCAGAAGGAGGTGAATGATATGAAGCAGCGCCTGGACAAGGAGCGGGACACCACCAAGACCAATGAGAATATCTTCAGGCTGTGCTGCCAGCGAGTGGCTATTAAACCTCTGGTCATCGTGATTGTCTTCTCGCTACTGCAGATGTTCTCTGGCACTTTCATTGTGATATTTTACGCCATCGATATTGTGTCGGAGTTCGGGGCCGACTTTGATTCTAAACAGGCTGCGATCTGGACGGCTGCTGTACGGGTCGTCTGCTGCATGATCTTCTGTGCGATCCTAATCTTTGTGCGGAGGCGTCGCATTATGATCCTGTCGGGCATCGGCTCGGGCGTATTCTGCCTGGCTTTGAGCGGATTCATGTATGCTCGGATGGGTCACCCAAAGATGTCGTACGACTTattggtggctggtggctgcctCCTGGGCTATATAGTCTTCAACACAGCGCTGATGGTGATGCCGGGCATCATGATTGGAGAACTGTTTCCGGCCAGGATTCGCGGTCGGACGGCGGGCGGAGTGTTTGCCTCCATGAATGTGGCCCTGTTCATCTTTGCCAAGGGATTCCCTGCTCTGCAGTCGTTGTTAAAGATGCGAGGGGTTTTCCTGGTATTCGGCTTTTCCAGCTTCCTGTTAACCATCTTTATGTGCCTATTTCAGCCCGAAACAAAGGGTCGCAGCCTAGAGCACATCGAGGACTACTTTAATGGCAACAACTGGCTGTGGTTCCGCCGGGACCGTGGCTACAAGACGGTCAAGCTCCTACCCTTGCAACCACTAAAAGAAAACGCAGCGGAAAGTGCATAG
- the pippin gene encoding facilitated trehalose transporter Tret1-2 homolog isoform X1, with the protein MSVERDDEYSKFMPNKLAYHVVPGADFQCKLAHQNSRKLSTIDEQDYEQANRRGMRNQVLATCAVLLLSAGCGMPIGFSAVLLPQLSDGNTTEIPIDVDTGSWIASVHSLATPFGSLLSGPLADYLGRRKTLLVSVIPLFLGWSTLATAKSVKIMIFARFLCGFATGILGGPGQVYIAETAEPNLRSLLIGAPYVAYSCGILLVYSLGSIMYWRNVAWCANVLPFLAVVSIYCIPETPSWLLRNGHEKKALQALTFLRGSEISAQKEVNDMKQRLDKERDTTKTNENIFRLCCQRVAIKPLVIVIVFSLLQMFSGTFIVIFYAIDIVSEFGADFDSKQAAIWTAAVRVVCCMIFCAILIFVRRRRIMILSGIGSGVFCLALSGFMYARMGHPKMSYDLLVAGGCLLGYIVFNTALMVMPGIMIGELFPARIRGRTAGGVFASMNVALFIFAKGFPALQSLLKMRGVFLVFGFSSFLLTIFMCLFQPETKGRSLEHIEDYFNGNNWLWFRRDRGYKTVKLLPLQPLKENAAESA; encoded by the exons GGATGACGAATATAGTAAATTTATGCCGAACAAACTGGCCTATCATGTCGTGCCTGGAGCTGATTTCCAGTGCAAACTGGCCCACCAAAACTCTAGGAAGCTGTCTACCATCGATGAGCAGGACTACGAGCAGGCTAATCGAAGGGGGATGAGAAATCAG GTTCTGGCCACCTGCGCGGTCTTGTTGCTGTCCGCCGGCTGTGGTATGCCCATTGGATTCTCAGCGGTATTGCTGCCCCAGCTGAGTGATGGAAATACCACAGAGATACCAATAGATGTCGACACAGGCTCATGGATAG CGAGCGTCCATAGTTTGGCCACGCCCTTTGGTTCGCTGCTGTCCGGGCCCCTCGCTGACTATTTGGGACGTCGCAAGACTCTGCTGGTGTCGGTGATTCCCCTCTTCCTAGGCTGGAGCACGCTGGCCACAGCCAAGAGCGTTAAGATTATGATCTTTGCCCGCTTTCTGTGCGGCTTTGCCACTGGCATTCTGGGCGGACCAGGACAG gTCTACATAGCCGAAACAGCGGAACCCAATCTGAGAAGTCTGCTTATTGGAGCACCCTATGTAGCGTATTCCTGCGGCATACTGCTCGTCTACTCGCTCGGTTCCATTATGTACTGGCGGAATGTGGCCTGGTGTGCCAACGTACTGCCGTTTCTTGCTGTGGTCTCTATCTACTGCATACCGGAGACCCCGTCCTGGCTGCTGCGCAACGGGCACGAGAAGAAAGCCCTGCAAGCCCTAACCTTCCTTAGGGGCAGCGAGATTAGTGCCCAGAAGGAGGTGAATGATATGAAGCAGCGCCTGGACAAGGAGCGGGACACCACCAAGACCAATGAGAATATCTTCAGGCTGTGCTGCCAGCGAGTGGCTATTAAACCTCTGGTCATCGTGATTGTCTTCTCGCTACTGCAGATGTTCTCTGGCACTTTCATTGTGATATTTTACGCCATCGATATTGTGTCGGAGTTCGGGGCCGACTTTGATTCTAAACAGGCTGCGATCTGGACGGCTGCTGTACGGGTCGTCTGCTGCATGATCTTCTGTGCGATCCTAATCTTTGTGCGGAGGCGTCGCATTATGATCCTGTCGGGCATCGGCTCGGGCGTATTCTGCCTGGCTTTGAGCGGATTCATGTATGCTCGGATGGGTCACCCAAAGATGTCGTACGACTTattggtggctggtggctgcctCCTGGGCTATATAGTCTTCAACACAGCGCTGATGGTGATGCCGGGCATCATGATTGGAGAACTGTTTCCGGCCAGGATTCGCGGTCGGACGGCGGGCGGAGTGTTTGCCTCCATGAATGTGGCCCTGTTCATCTTTGCCAAGGGATTCCCTGCTCTGCAGTCGTTGTTAAAGATGCGAGGGGTTTTCCTGGTATTCGGCTTTTCCAGCTTCCTGTTAACCATCTTTATGTGCCTATTTCAGCCCGAAACAAAGGGTCGCAGCCTAGAGCACATCGAGGACTACTTTAATGGCAACAACTGGCTGTGGTTCCGCCGGGACCGTGGCTACAAGACGGTCAAGCTCCTACCCTTGCAACCACTAAAAGAAAACGCAGCGGAAAGTGCATAG
- the pippin gene encoding facilitated trehalose transporter Tret1-2 homolog isoform X3, translated as MSVERDDEYSKFMPNKLAYHVVPGADFQCKLAHQNSRKLSTIDEQDYEQANRRGMRNQVYIAETAEPNLRSLLIGAPYVAYSCGILLVYSLGSIMYWRNVAWCANVLPFLAVVSIYCIPETPSWLLRNGHEKKALQALTFLRGSEISAQKEVNDMKQRLDKERDTTKTNENIFRLCCQRVAIKPLVIVIVFSLLQMFSGTFIVIFYAIDIVSEFGADFDSKQAAIWTAAVRVVCCMIFCAILIFVRRRRIMILSGIGSGVFCLALSGFMYARMGHPKMSYDLLVAGGCLLGYIVFNTALMVMPGIMIGELFPARIRGRTAGGVFASMNVALFIFAKGFPALQSLLKMRGVFLVFGFSSFLLTIFMCLFQPETKGRSLEHIEDYFNGNNWLWFRRDRGYKTVKLLPLQPLKENAAESA; from the exons GGATGACGAATATAGTAAATTTATGCCGAACAAACTGGCCTATCATGTCGTGCCTGGAGCTGATTTCCAGTGCAAACTGGCCCACCAAAACTCTAGGAAGCTGTCTACCATCGATGAGCAGGACTACGAGCAGGCTAATCGAAGGGGGATGAGAAATCAG gTCTACATAGCCGAAACAGCGGAACCCAATCTGAGAAGTCTGCTTATTGGAGCACCCTATGTAGCGTATTCCTGCGGCATACTGCTCGTCTACTCGCTCGGTTCCATTATGTACTGGCGGAATGTGGCCTGGTGTGCCAACGTACTGCCGTTTCTTGCTGTGGTCTCTATCTACTGCATACCGGAGACCCCGTCCTGGCTGCTGCGCAACGGGCACGAGAAGAAAGCCCTGCAAGCCCTAACCTTCCTTAGGGGCAGCGAGATTAGTGCCCAGAAGGAGGTGAATGATATGAAGCAGCGCCTGGACAAGGAGCGGGACACCACCAAGACCAATGAGAATATCTTCAGGCTGTGCTGCCAGCGAGTGGCTATTAAACCTCTGGTCATCGTGATTGTCTTCTCGCTACTGCAGATGTTCTCTGGCACTTTCATTGTGATATTTTACGCCATCGATATTGTGTCGGAGTTCGGGGCCGACTTTGATTCTAAACAGGCTGCGATCTGGACGGCTGCTGTACGGGTCGTCTGCTGCATGATCTTCTGTGCGATCCTAATCTTTGTGCGGAGGCGTCGCATTATGATCCTGTCGGGCATCGGCTCGGGCGTATTCTGCCTGGCTTTGAGCGGATTCATGTATGCTCGGATGGGTCACCCAAAGATGTCGTACGACTTattggtggctggtggctgcctCCTGGGCTATATAGTCTTCAACACAGCGCTGATGGTGATGCCGGGCATCATGATTGGAGAACTGTTTCCGGCCAGGATTCGCGGTCGGACGGCGGGCGGAGTGTTTGCCTCCATGAATGTGGCCCTGTTCATCTTTGCCAAGGGATTCCCTGCTCTGCAGTCGTTGTTAAAGATGCGAGGGGTTTTCCTGGTATTCGGCTTTTCCAGCTTCCTGTTAACCATCTTTATGTGCCTATTTCAGCCCGAAACAAAGGGTCGCAGCCTAGAGCACATCGAGGACTACTTTAATGGCAACAACTGGCTGTGGTTCCGCCGGGACCGTGGCTACAAGACGGTCAAGCTCCTACCCTTGCAACCACTAAAAGAAAACGCAGCGGAAAGTGCATAG